The Pseudomonas baetica genome includes a region encoding these proteins:
- a CDS encoding YkgJ family cysteine cluster protein, which yields MKTIPHQQITEPAVTCSTCAACCCQLEVMLITDTGVPDRFIDTDEWGGEVMLRLDDGWCAALDRDTMMCTIYEKRPLICREFEMGSPECIEERQGIATVYR from the coding sequence ATGAAAACCATTCCCCACCAGCAAATCACCGAACCGGCGGTCACCTGTTCGACTTGCGCAGCGTGCTGCTGCCAGCTCGAAGTGATGCTGATCACCGACACCGGCGTGCCTGATCGCTTTATCGATACCGATGAGTGGGGCGGCGAAGTGATGCTGCGTCTGGACGACGGCTGGTGTGCGGCACTGGATCGCGACACGATGATGTGCACGATCTATGAGAAGCGTCCGCTGATTTGTCGCGAGTTCGAGATGGGCTCACCCGAGTGCATCGAAGAGCGCCAGGGTATCGCCACGGTATACCGCTGA
- a CDS encoding acyloxyacyl hydrolase, giving the protein MKRLFCLAAIAAALMGQSITAQAAGVEFAVGATSDSTMTYRLGMNFDWDKSWLQSDVGRLTGYWSGAYTYWEGDKTSSNNSLSFSPVFVYEFAGQSVKPYIEAGIGVAAFSNTQYESNNLGGSFQFEDRIGFGLRFNGGHEVGIRATHYSNAGLASDNDGVESYALHYTMPL; this is encoded by the coding sequence GTGAAGCGACTATTCTGCTTGGCCGCGATTGCGGCCGCACTGATGGGGCAAAGCATTACTGCACAAGCTGCCGGCGTTGAATTCGCCGTCGGTGCTACCAGCGATTCGACCATGACTTATCGCCTGGGGATGAATTTTGACTGGGACAAGAGCTGGCTACAGAGTGACGTCGGTCGCCTGACCGGTTACTGGAGTGGCGCCTATACCTACTGGGAAGGTGACAAGACGTCCAGCAACAACAGCCTGTCGTTCTCGCCTGTATTCGTTTACGAGTTTGCCGGTCAGTCGGTCAAACCGTATATCGAGGCGGGGATTGGTGTAGCGGCGTTCTCCAACACCCAATACGAATCGAACAATCTCGGCGGCTCCTTCCAGTTCGAAGACCGTATCGGGTTTGGTCTGCGTTTCAATGGCGGGCATGAAGTCGGGATTCGTGCGACGCACTATTCCAACGCCGGCCTGGCCAGCGACAACGACGGTGTAGAAAGCTACGCGCTGCATTACACGATGCCACTGTAA
- a CDS encoding NAD(P)/FAD-dependent oxidoreductase: MKIAIIGSGIAGLTCAYLLNRRHEVTVFEASDWIGGHTHTVQVTVDDRQYAVDTGFIVFNDWTYPNFIRLLGQLGVPFKPTEMSFSVTDPDTGLEYNGNNLNSLFAQRSNVFSPGFWGMLRDILRFNKEAQRDLAEQRIAADTTLDDYLKAGGYGERFILHYIVPMGSAIWSMPMAEMLNFPLQFFVRFFKNHGLLSVSDRPQWQVIEGGSSAYIEPLTATFRDRIRLNCPVTRVDRDAHGVVIHSPAGIEHFDKVVFACHSDQALHLLATPSDAERAILGALPYADNEVVLHTDTRLLPTRKLAWASWNYRLSGAGPTHAAVTYDMNILQGIESDTTFCVSLNQSAGISPLKVLARYTYAHPQFSLAAVAAQNRWAELDGVQNTHYCGAYWANGFHEDGVVSGLRVAAAFGETL; this comes from the coding sequence ATGAAAATCGCCATTATCGGCAGCGGGATTGCAGGGCTGACCTGCGCCTACCTGCTCAATCGCCGACATGAAGTCACGGTGTTTGAGGCCAGCGACTGGATCGGTGGCCACACCCACACCGTGCAGGTGACGGTCGATGATCGCCAATACGCGGTGGACACCGGGTTCATCGTATTCAACGACTGGACTTACCCCAACTTCATCCGCTTGCTCGGCCAGCTCGGCGTGCCGTTCAAACCGACCGAAATGAGCTTTTCGGTGACCGATCCGGACACCGGCCTGGAGTACAACGGCAACAACCTCAACAGCCTGTTTGCCCAGCGCAGCAATGTGTTTTCGCCGGGCTTCTGGGGCATGCTGCGCGACATCCTGCGCTTCAACAAAGAAGCCCAGCGCGACCTGGCCGAACAACGGATCGCCGCCGACACCACCCTCGATGACTACCTCAAGGCCGGCGGTTACGGCGAGCGCTTCATCCTGCATTACATCGTGCCGATGGGCTCGGCGATCTGGTCGATGCCGATGGCCGAGATGCTCAATTTTCCGCTGCAGTTCTTTGTGCGCTTCTTCAAGAATCACGGGCTGCTGTCAGTCAGTGATCGCCCGCAGTGGCAGGTTATCGAAGGGGGCTCCAGCGCCTATATCGAACCACTGACCGCCACTTTCAGGGACCGGATTCGCCTGAATTGCCCGGTGACCCGGGTCGATCGCGACGCACACGGCGTAGTTATCCACAGCCCGGCGGGCATCGAGCATTTCGACAAAGTGGTGTTTGCCTGCCACAGCGATCAGGCCTTGCACCTGCTGGCGACCCCGAGCGACGCCGAACGGGCGATTCTCGGCGCCCTGCCCTACGCCGACAACGAAGTCGTGTTGCACACCGACACGCGTCTGTTGCCGACACGCAAACTTGCCTGGGCCAGTTGGAATTACCGCTTGAGCGGTGCCGGCCCTACCCACGCGGCCGTCACTTACGACATGAACATCCTGCAAGGGATCGAGAGCGACACCACTTTCTGCGTCAGCCTCAACCAGAGTGCCGGCATCAGTCCGTTGAAGGTGCTCGCCAGATACACCTACGCCCACCCGCAATTCAGCCTCGCTGCCGTAGCCGCGCAAAATCGCTGGGCCGAACTGGACGGCGTGCAGAACACCCATTATTGCGGCGCCTACTGGGCCAACGGTTTTCATGAAGACGGCGTGGTCAGCGGTTTGCGCGTGGCCGCCGCGTTCGGGGAAACCTTATGA
- a CDS encoding molybdopterin-synthase adenylyltransferase MoeB: MLNDQELLRYSRQILLQHIDIDGQLKLKESRVLIVGLGGLGAPVALYLAAAGVGELHLADFDTVDLTNLQRQIIHDTDSVGMSKVDSALKRLGAINPEINLVAHRQALDEDSLAAVVAAVDLVLDCSDNFSTREAVNAACVAARKPLVSGAAIRLEGQLSVFDPRRAESPCYHCLYGHGSEAELTCSEAGVIGPLVGLVGSLQALEALKVLVGFGEPLVGRLLLIDALGSRFRELRVKRDPGCSVCGAHHA, encoded by the coding sequence GTGCTGAATGATCAGGAGTTGCTGCGCTACAGCCGGCAGATTCTGCTGCAACACATCGACATCGATGGGCAATTGAAGCTCAAGGAAAGCCGCGTGCTGATCGTCGGTCTCGGCGGTCTGGGTGCGCCGGTTGCCTTGTATCTGGCGGCGGCAGGTGTCGGCGAACTGCATCTGGCGGATTTCGACACGGTCGATCTGACCAACCTGCAACGCCAGATCATTCATGACACCGACAGCGTCGGCATGAGCAAGGTCGACTCGGCGCTCAAGCGTCTGGGGGCGATCAATCCCGAGATCAACCTGGTCGCTCATCGTCAGGCGCTGGATGAGGATTCCCTTGCCGCCGTTGTGGCGGCGGTGGATCTGGTGCTCGATTGTTCCGATAATTTTTCCACCCGCGAAGCGGTCAACGCCGCGTGTGTGGCTGCGCGTAAACCGTTGGTCAGCGGTGCGGCGATTCGCCTGGAAGGGCAGCTCTCCGTCTTCGATCCGCGTCGCGCCGAGAGCCCGTGCTACCACTGTCTGTACGGCCACGGCAGCGAAGCCGAACTGACCTGCAGCGAGGCCGGCGTGATCGGGCCGCTGGTGGGGCTGGTCGGCAGTCTGCAGGCGCTTGAGGCGTTGAAAGTCTTGGTCGGCTTCGGTGAGCCGCTGGTTGGCCGTTTGCTGTTGATCGATGCCTTGGGCTCGCGTTTCCGCGAGTTGCGAGTCAAGCGTGATCCAGGTTGCAGTGTCTGTGGGGCGCACCATGCGTGA
- a CDS encoding SAM-dependent methyltransferase encodes MKSSSVSAKANLFSTNGLTGSLLRRGVLRQLGQLRNGHLRVVEEGEHLLFGNPGSALLGEIHIQDPAVWGMVASSGSIGAGEAFIHGYWSSPDLTAVVRVFVSNLDVLDAMEGGLARLGRPLVQGLHWLNRNTRKGSQKNIAAHYDLGNDLFEQFLDPTMMYSAAQFLTPEDSLEQAQLNKLERICQKLALKPEDHLLEIGTGWGSMALYAAQNYGCRVTTTTLSKEQYAFTAKRIEQLGLQDQVTLLLKDYRDLTGEYDKLVSIEMIEAVGHRFLPTYFKQCAHLLKSNGLMLIQAITIREQRYEQAKRSVDFIQRYIFPGGALPSVQKMLEVVSRDTDMNLLHMEDFGLHYAKTLRLWHENFRRAQSRLSELGYDDYFLRLWEFYLCYCEGGFLERTIGTAQLLLAKPAAMPAPLLGRFDA; translated from the coding sequence ATGAAATCCTCTAGCGTCTCGGCCAAAGCCAATCTGTTCAGCACCAACGGCCTGACCGGCTCGCTCCTGCGCCGTGGCGTGTTGCGCCAACTGGGTCAGCTCAGAAACGGGCATCTGCGGGTCGTCGAAGAGGGCGAGCACCTGCTGTTCGGCAATCCCGGCAGTGCACTGCTTGGGGAAATCCATATCCAGGATCCGGCGGTCTGGGGCATGGTCGCCAGCAGCGGTTCGATCGGTGCTGGCGAGGCCTTCATCCACGGTTACTGGAGTTCGCCCGACCTGACCGCCGTGGTGCGAGTGTTTGTCAGCAACCTCGACGTACTTGATGCAATGGAGGGCGGCCTTGCCCGTCTCGGCCGGCCGCTGGTGCAAGGCTTGCACTGGCTCAATCGCAATACGCGCAAGGGTTCGCAGAAAAACATCGCGGCGCACTACGACCTCGGCAACGATCTTTTCGAACAATTTCTCGACCCAACCATGATGTATTCGGCGGCGCAGTTCCTCACCCCCGAAGACAGTCTGGAACAGGCGCAACTGAACAAACTGGAGCGCATCTGCCAGAAGCTCGCGCTCAAGCCTGAGGATCACCTGCTGGAAATCGGCACCGGTTGGGGCAGCATGGCACTCTATGCCGCACAGAATTATGGCTGCCGCGTGACCACCACCACATTGTCGAAAGAGCAGTACGCGTTCACCGCAAAACGCATCGAACAACTGGGCTTGCAGGATCAAGTCACCTTGTTGCTCAAGGACTACCGCGACCTCACCGGCGAGTACGACAAACTGGTGTCGATCGAAATGATCGAAGCGGTCGGCCATCGCTTCCTGCCGACCTACTTCAAACAATGTGCACACCTGCTCAAAAGCAACGGCCTGATGTTGATTCAGGCAATCACCATTCGCGAACAGCGCTACGAGCAAGCCAAGCGCAGCGTCGATTTCATCCAGCGCTACATCTTCCCCGGCGGCGCCCTGCCCTCTGTGCAGAAGATGCTCGAGGTGGTCAGCCGCGACACCGATATGAACCTGCTGCACATGGAAGACTTCGGCCTGCATTACGCAAAAACCCTGCGCCTGTGGCACGAGAATTTTCGCCGCGCCCAAAGTCGCTTGAGCGAGCTGGGCTACGACGATTATTTCCTCAGGCTGTGGGAGTTTTACCTGTGCTACTGCGAGGGCGGCTTCCTCGAACGCACCATCGGCACCGCGCAGTTGTTGCTGGCCAAACCGGCCGCCATGCCCGCGCCACTGCTCGGCCGCTTCGATGCTTGA
- a CDS encoding DUF2878 domain-containing protein yields MLERIANAVLFQIGWLVCVLGGNSLWLLLALAVLVIHLRWISSWAAEGRLILCVVLVGTAVDSVLRGLGVFEFQDQSPLIPLWLMLLWALLATTLRHCLAWTARPWWLATALGAVGGALSYYGGGRLAGVQFPYGELPTLIGIGLLWALLFPLLHSMARRLSH; encoded by the coding sequence ATGCTTGAGCGGATCGCCAATGCCGTGTTGTTCCAGATCGGCTGGCTGGTCTGTGTGCTCGGCGGCAACAGTTTGTGGCTGCTGCTGGCGCTGGCGGTGCTGGTGATTCATCTGCGCTGGATCAGCAGTTGGGCGGCTGAAGGTCGCTTGATTCTCTGCGTGGTGCTGGTCGGTACGGCGGTGGACAGCGTTTTGCGTGGTCTTGGCGTGTTTGAGTTCCAGGATCAGTCACCATTGATTCCGCTGTGGCTGATGCTGCTCTGGGCCTTGCTCGCCACGACCCTGCGTCACTGCCTTGCGTGGACTGCACGGCCATGGTGGCTGGCCACCGCACTGGGCGCTGTCGGCGGCGCATTGTCGTACTACGGCGGCGGACGACTGGCCGGGGTGCAATTTCCCTACGGCGAATTACCGACCCTGATCGGCATCGGCCTGCTTTGGGCACTGCTGTTTCCGTTGTTGCACAGCATGGCGCGACGCCTGAGCCACTGA
- the prmC gene encoding peptide chain release factor N(5)-glutamine methyltransferase → MTIIASLLRAAELPDSPTARLDAELLLAAALGKSRSFLHTWPERIVPTEAAQTFAAYLQRRRGGEPVAYILGQQGFWKLDLEVAPHTLIPRPDTELLVEAALELLPATPAKVLDLGTGSGAIALALASERPAWQVTAVDRILEAVALAERNRQRLSLNNAIVLSSHWFSALEGQRFELIISNPPYIASADPHLVEGDVRFEPASALVAGEDGLDDLRLIVTQAPDHLDAGGWLMLEHGYDQAEAVRDLLITRGFEEVHSRTDLGGHQRISLGRLPC, encoded by the coding sequence ATGACCATCATTGCCAGCCTGTTGCGCGCCGCCGAACTGCCGGACTCGCCCACCGCGCGTCTGGACGCCGAACTGCTTCTGGCGGCGGCGCTGGGTAAGTCGCGCAGTTTTCTCCACACCTGGCCCGAGCGCATTGTGCCAACGGAAGCCGCGCAGACCTTTGCTGCCTACCTGCAACGTCGTCGTGGCGGCGAGCCAGTGGCTTACATTCTTGGTCAGCAAGGTTTCTGGAAACTTGATCTGGAAGTCGCGCCGCATACGCTGATCCCGCGCCCCGACACTGAACTGCTGGTGGAAGCAGCGTTGGAGTTATTGCCCGCGACCCCGGCCAAAGTCCTCGACCTCGGTACTGGTAGCGGCGCGATTGCCCTGGCTCTGGCCAGTGAGCGTCCGGCGTGGCAGGTTACTGCGGTGGATCGCATTCTGGAAGCCGTGGCCCTGGCCGAGCGCAATCGCCAGCGCCTGAGCCTGAACAACGCCATCGTGCTGAGCAGCCATTGGTTCAGCGCCCTTGAAGGCCAGCGTTTTGAGCTGATCATCAGCAACCCGCCGTACATCGCGTCCGCCGATCCGCATCTGGTCGAAGGCGATGTGCGCTTCGAACCGGCCAGTGCGCTGGTGGCCGGTGAGGATGGGCTCGACGATCTGCGTCTGATCGTCACCCAGGCGCCGGATCATCTGGACGCCGGTGGCTGGCTGATGCTCGAACACGGCTATGATCAAGCCGAAGCCGTGCGCGATCTGTTGATCACTCGTGGTTTCGAAGAAGTCCACAGCCGTACCGATCTGGGCGGCCATCAACGCATCAGCCTGGGGCGCCTGCCGTGCTGA
- the hemA gene encoding glutamyl-tRNA reductase has product MAFLALGINHKTASVDVRERVAFTPEQLVEALQQLCRLTDSREAAILSTCNRSELYIEQDQLSADIVLRWLADYHHLSLDELRASAYVHEDDAAVRHMMRVASGLDSLVLGEPQILGQMKSAYAVAREAGTIGPLLGRLFQATFNAAKQVRTDTAIGENPVSVAFAAVSLAKQIFSDLQRSQALLIGAGETITLVARHLHELGVKRIVVANRTLERASLLAEQFGAHAVLLSDIPAELVRSDIVISSTASQLPILGKGAVESALKLRKHKPIFMVDIAVPRDIEPEVGELDDVYLYSVDDLHEVVAENLKSRQGAAQAAEEMVSVGADDFMVRLRELAAVDVLKAYRQQSERLRDEELQKALRLLANGGNAEDVLGQLARGLTNKLLHAPSVQLKKLSAEGRLDALAMAQELFALEGSPDSFSDKKPQ; this is encoded by the coding sequence ATGGCCTTCCTTGCACTCGGTATTAACCACAAGACTGCTTCTGTAGACGTCCGCGAGCGCGTGGCCTTTACCCCTGAGCAATTGGTTGAGGCCTTGCAGCAGCTCTGCCGACTGACCGACAGCCGCGAAGCTGCGATCCTCTCCACCTGCAATCGCAGTGAGCTTTATATAGAACAGGATCAGCTTTCGGCCGATATCGTGCTGCGCTGGCTGGCCGACTATCACCATTTAAGCCTCGATGAGCTGCGCGCGAGTGCTTATGTGCATGAAGATGATGCGGCAGTTCGTCACATGATGCGCGTCGCCTCCGGGCTCGACTCGCTGGTACTGGGCGAACCGCAGATTCTCGGCCAGATGAAATCGGCCTACGCTGTGGCCCGCGAAGCCGGCACCATCGGCCCGCTGCTGGGGCGACTGTTTCAGGCAACGTTCAATGCCGCCAAGCAGGTGCGAACCGACACCGCCATCGGTGAAAACCCGGTGTCCGTGGCGTTTGCGGCGGTCAGCCTGGCGAAACAGATTTTCAGTGATTTGCAACGCAGCCAGGCCTTGCTGATCGGCGCCGGCGAGACCATCACCCTGGTCGCCCGCCATCTGCATGAGCTGGGGGTCAAGCGCATCGTCGTCGCCAACCGCACGCTGGAGCGCGCCAGCTTGTTGGCCGAGCAGTTCGGCGCCCACGCGGTGTTGCTCTCGGACATTCCGGCGGAACTGGTGCGCAGCGATATCGTCATCAGTTCGACCGCCAGTCAGTTACCGATTCTCGGCAAGGGCGCGGTCGAGAGCGCGCTGAAGCTGCGCAAGCACAAGCCGATCTTCATGGTCGACATCGCCGTTCCCCGGGACATCGAACCGGAAGTCGGCGAGTTGGACGACGTTTACCTGTATAGCGTCGACGATCTCCACGAAGTGGTCGCCGAAAACCTCAAGAGCCGCCAAGGCGCGGCGCAAGCGGCCGAAGAGATGGTCTCGGTCGGCGCCGACGATTTTATGGTGCGCCTGCGCGAACTGGCGGCAGTCGACGTGCTCAAGGCCTATCGTCAACAGAGCGAACGCCTGCGCGACGAAGAGCTGCAAAAAGCCCTGCGTCTGCTGGCTAACGGCGGCAACGCCGAAGATGTGCTCGGCCAATTGGCCCGTGGCCTGACCAATAAACTCTTGCACGCACCCAGCGTGCAATTGAAAAAGCTTTCTGCCGAAGGCCGCCTCGATGCGCTGGCCATGGCCCAGGAACTCTTTGCCCTCGAGGGCTCACCGGATAGCTTTTCGGATAAAAAACCGCAATGA
- the murI gene encoding glutamate racemase produces the protein MREAPVGVFDSGVGGLSVLAEIQRLLPNESLLYFADCGHIPYGEKTPEFIRQRCSVMAGFFREQGAKALVVACNTATVAAAADLRRDFPDWPIVGMEPAVKPAAAATRSGVVGVLATTGTLQSAKFAALLDRFATDVRVITQPCPGLVELIESGDLHSAELRQLLQSYVDPLLAKGCDTIILGCTHYPFLKPMLKSMIPADISLIDTGAAVARQLQRLLVERNLLAEGPSQATKFWTSADPGHFRKVLPVLWHSSGSVKPFDL, from the coding sequence ATGCGTGAGGCGCCGGTCGGCGTGTTCGATTCCGGTGTCGGCGGCTTGTCGGTATTGGCGGAAATCCAGCGCTTGCTGCCCAATGAGTCACTGCTGTATTTCGCCGATTGCGGGCACATTCCTTATGGTGAGAAAACTCCGGAATTCATCCGCCAGCGTTGCAGCGTGATGGCCGGTTTTTTCCGCGAGCAGGGCGCCAAGGCTTTGGTGGTCGCCTGCAATACCGCGACGGTAGCGGCTGCTGCCGATCTGCGCCGTGACTTTCCCGACTGGCCGATCGTTGGCATGGAGCCAGCGGTGAAACCGGCGGCCGCAGCAACTCGCAGTGGTGTGGTCGGCGTACTGGCCACCACTGGCACCTTGCAAAGTGCCAAGTTCGCCGCTTTGCTCGACCGCTTTGCCACTGATGTGCGCGTGATTACGCAACCGTGTCCGGGTCTGGTCGAGTTGATCGAAAGTGGCGATCTGCACAGCGCCGAGTTGCGCCAGTTGCTGCAAAGCTATGTCGATCCGCTGCTGGCCAAGGGTTGCGACACCATTATTCTCGGCTGCACGCACTATCCCTTTCTCAAGCCGATGCTCAAGTCGATGATCCCCGCGGACATCAGCCTGATCGATACCGGCGCCGCTGTGGCGCGGCAACTTCAGCGCTTATTGGTCGAGCGCAATCTGCTCGCCGAGGGGCCAAGTCAAGCGACGAAATTCTGGACCAGCGCCGATCCGGGTCATTTCAGAAAAGTCCTTCCTGTGCTGTGGCATTCGTCTGGCAGCGTAAAACCCTTCGATTTGTAA
- the prfA gene encoding peptide chain release factor 1, translating into MKASLLNKLDVLQDRFEELTALLGDGEVISDQAKFRAYSKEYAELEPVVNAYKKLLSVQGDLEGAQALLKDNDPDMREMAVEEVREAKELLVTLESDLQRMLLPKDPNDGRNVFLEIRAGTGGDEAAIFSGDLFRMYSRYAERRGWRVEILSENEGEHGGYKEVIARIEGDNVYGKLKFESGAHRVQRVPATESQGRIHTSACTVAVLPEPDEREAIEINPADLRVDTFRSSGAGGQHVNTTDSAIRITHIPTGTVVECQEERSQHKNRARAMAWLSAKLNDQQTAAAANAIASERKLLVGSGDRSERIRTYNYAQGRVTDHRVNLTLYSLDEILAGGVEAVIEPLLAEYQADQLAAIGE; encoded by the coding sequence ATGAAAGCGTCACTGCTCAATAAGCTGGATGTTCTCCAGGACCGTTTCGAGGAACTGACCGCGTTGCTCGGCGACGGCGAAGTCATTTCCGATCAGGCCAAATTTCGCGCTTATTCCAAGGAATACGCTGAACTCGAGCCGGTCGTAAACGCCTATAAAAAGCTGCTCAGCGTACAAGGTGATCTTGAAGGCGCGCAGGCGCTGCTCAAGGACAACGACCCGGACATGCGTGAAATGGCCGTGGAAGAAGTCCGCGAAGCCAAGGAATTGCTGGTCACGCTGGAATCCGACCTGCAACGCATGCTGCTGCCCAAGGATCCCAACGACGGGCGCAATGTCTTTCTCGAAATTCGCGCCGGCACCGGTGGCGACGAGGCGGCGATCTTCTCTGGCGACCTGTTCCGCATGTACTCGCGTTACGCCGAACGCCGTGGCTGGCGTGTGGAGATCCTCTCGGAAAACGAAGGCGAACACGGTGGCTATAAAGAAGTCATCGCCCGCATCGAAGGTGACAACGTTTACGGCAAGCTGAAATTCGAATCCGGCGCGCACCGCGTACAGCGTGTGCCCGCCACCGAATCCCAAGGCCGTATCCATACCTCGGCCTGCACCGTGGCGGTATTGCCGGAGCCGGACGAGCGCGAAGCCATCGAGATCAACCCGGCGGATTTGCGCGTCGACACGTTCCGCTCCTCCGGAGCCGGCGGTCAGCACGTCAACACCACCGACTCGGCGATCCGCATCACGCACATACCGACCGGCACCGTCGTCGAGTGTCAGGAAGAGCGCTCCCAGCACAAGAACCGTGCCCGGGCGATGGCGTGGCTGTCGGCCAAGCTCAACGATCAGCAAACCGCCGCGGCGGCCAATGCAATCGCCAGCGAGCGTAAATTGCTCGTCGGTTCCGGTGATCGTTCCGAGCGCATTCGCACCTATAACTATGCTCAAGGCCGGGTCACCGACCATCGCGTCAACCTGACCCTGTACTCGCTCGATGAAATTCTCGCCGGCGGCGTGGAGGCGGTGATCGAGCCGTTGCTGGCCGAATACCAGGCTGACCAACTCGCTGCGATAGGTGAATAA
- a CDS encoding SDR family NAD(P)-dependent oxidoreductase, with protein sequence MSRTPPRRYWLTGASSGIGAALAEEILKTGAHLAVSSRQIAPLKVLSQRYPGQVLVVPGDLTNSQTVREIGQQISEDWGSLDTVILNAGTCEYVDARQFDSSIVEHVVRTNLLASAYCIEAALPLLRNGTAPHLVGVASSVTYMPLPRAEAYGASKAGLRYLFESLRIDLADEGIEVTVVSPGFVETPLTARNDFPMPLSWPVDKAARHIFAKLKDRPLEIAFPALFIAALWPLSKLPARLQLAIGKRMVRKQPPLRDPA encoded by the coding sequence ATGAGTCGTACACCTCCACGGCGTTATTGGCTGACCGGTGCCAGCAGTGGCATCGGCGCGGCACTGGCTGAAGAGATTCTGAAAACCGGCGCGCATCTGGCCGTTAGCTCCCGTCAGATCGCCCCGCTCAAAGTATTGTCGCAACGTTATCCCGGACAAGTGCTGGTGGTACCGGGTGATCTGACCAACAGCCAGACCGTGCGGGAAATCGGCCAGCAGATCAGCGAGGACTGGGGCTCACTGGACACGGTGATCCTCAATGCCGGCACCTGTGAATATGTCGATGCCCGGCAATTCGATTCTTCCATCGTCGAACACGTGGTGCGCACCAATCTGCTCGCCAGCGCTTATTGTATCGAAGCCGCCCTGCCGTTACTGCGCAATGGCACGGCGCCGCATCTGGTAGGGGTCGCAAGTTCGGTGACTTACATGCCGCTGCCAAGGGCCGAAGCCTATGGTGCATCGAAGGCTGGCCTGCGCTATCTGTTCGAATCGTTACGTATTGATCTGGCGGATGAAGGCATTGAAGTCACCGTGGTCAGCCCGGGTTTTGTCGAGACCCCGTTAACCGCCAGGAACGATTTCCCGATGCCTCTGAGCTGGCCTGTGGATAAAGCCGCCCGGCACATCTTCGCCAAACTCAAGGATCGCCCACTGGAAATCGCTTTCCCGGCGTTGTTCATTGCGGCGCTGTGGCCCTTGTCGAAATTGCCTGCGCGCCTGCAACTGGCGATTGGCAAACGCATGGTGCGTAAACAACCGCCACTGCGAGACCCGGCATGA
- a CDS encoding DUF1365 domain-containing protein: MNSALYSGWIGHRRFSPRRHEFRYRIGLLYLDLAEQDTVLGLSPLAGNSRFAPFSFRETDYLKVFTGRGVRLIDAVRQRVAEAIGHEPQGSICLLTQPRSWGLAFNPVSFFYCHEADGQLAAILCEVTNTPWRERYHYVLPARPPANVHDFHQHFAVAKAFHVSPFLPRDLEYRMSFSPAAQSLGVHMADWQGEHKLFDATLSLKRETLDRANLHRYLRRFPWMTAKTALAIYWQALRLLLKRAPIFPHKAADGSFQTATVLPKERRHEIL, encoded by the coding sequence ATGAACAGCGCCCTTTACAGCGGCTGGATCGGCCATCGCCGTTTCTCGCCGCGCCGGCACGAGTTCCGCTACCGGATCGGTCTGCTGTATCTGGATCTGGCCGAGCAGGACACGGTGCTCGGACTATCGCCATTGGCGGGAAACAGCCGGTTCGCGCCGTTCTCGTTTCGCGAGACCGACTACCTGAAAGTCTTCACCGGGCGCGGCGTCCGTCTTATCGATGCGGTACGCCAGCGGGTCGCCGAGGCTATCGGGCATGAACCACAAGGTTCGATCTGCCTGCTGACCCAGCCGCGCAGTTGGGGCCTGGCATTCAATCCCGTGAGTTTCTTTTATTGCCATGAGGCTGACGGGCAACTGGCGGCAATCCTTTGCGAAGTGACCAACACGCCGTGGCGCGAGCGTTATCACTACGTATTGCCTGCCCGGCCCCCGGCGAACGTGCACGACTTCCATCAACACTTCGCTGTGGCCAAAGCCTTTCACGTTTCGCCATTTCTGCCGCGCGATCTGGAATACCGCATGAGTTTCAGCCCCGCCGCGCAAAGCCTCGGCGTGCACATGGCGGACTGGCAGGGCGAACACAAACTGTTCGATGCCACCCTCAGCCTGAAACGCGAAACACTCGACCGCGCCAACTTGCATCGCTATTTGCGGCGCTTTCCATGGATGACGGCAAAAACGGCTCTGGCGATTTACTGGCAGGCGCTGCGCCTGTTGCTCAAGCGTGCACCGATCTTCCCTCACAAGGCTGCTGACGGCAGCTTTCAAACCGCCACCGTGCTTCCCAAGGAGCGCCGCCATGAAATCCTCTAG